A window of the Henckelia pumila isolate YLH828 chromosome 3, ASM3356847v2, whole genome shotgun sequence genome harbors these coding sequences:
- the LOC140888675 gene encoding uncharacterized protein has product MNYTDRGWMYRRLQNGYITDEYINGVEDFMVFALSHVECLSAGKVRCPCNHKNCHNKVFLDDDTVKEHLGRYGLVPNYYNWHLHGEEYIRPNFPNTNPDVPSSSRSQNRRWKSENIQADHSFHGHEIPADYQKEGPSQYVEPNIGHVESPNDYIKGLYDLIKSAEKEIWDGNPHGHSLFSVLARLLKMKHEHNMSERNFNDMCQLMSELCPSDNHMPDSFYSTKKLIKDLGLPVEKIDACNNNCMIYWGTDSDLSECKICEHPRYKPSRRRGIQNNKKQTPYKRMYYFPITPRLQRLYASTATASHMRWHHDHHFDMETMTHPSDSPVWRHFDETHPWFAAEIRNVRLGLSTDGFQPFGQTGQQYSSWPVILTP; this is encoded by the coding sequence ATGAATTACACTGACAGAGGATGGATGTATCGTAGATTGCAAAATGGCTATATTACTGACGAGTATATTAATGGTGTAGAGGATTTCATGGTCTTTGCTCTTAGTCATGTTGAATGTTTATCAGCGGGTAAAGTACGTTGTCCATGTAATCACAAAAATTGTCATAATAAAGTATTTTTAGATGACGACACAGTGAAGGAGCACTTAGGTCGATATGGTCTTGTACCGAATTATTACAATTGGCATCTTCACGGAGAAGAGTATATTCGTCCAAATTTTCCAAATACCAATCCAGATGTTCCGTCGTCTTCACGGTCTCAGAACAGGCGTTGGAAATCCGAAAACATACAAGCAGATCACAGTTTTCATGGTCACGAAATACCTGCAGATTATCAGAAAGAAGGCCCGTCGCAATATGTAGAACCCAATATCGGTCACGTAGAAAGCCCCAACGACTACATCAAAGGATTATATGACCTCATAAAATCAGCAGAGAAAGAAATCTGGGATGGAAATCCACACGGTCACTCTTTGTTTTCTGTCCTTGCGAGGTTATTGAAGATGAAACATGAGCACAACATGTCAGAAAGAAACTTCAACGACATGTGCCAGTTAATGTCAGAGTTATGTCCATCTGATAACCACATGCCTGACAGTTTTTATTCGACGAAAAAGCTCATCAAAGATCTAGGTCTTCCCGTCGAGAAAATCGATGCTTGTAACAACAATTGCATGATTTACTGGGGTACAGATTCAGACTTATCCGAATGCAAGATTTGTGAACAtcctcgatacaaaccatctcgtcGGCGTGGAATCCAAAATAATAAGAAACAAACTCCGTATAAGAGGATGTATTATTTTCCCATCACTCCTCGTCTACAGCGGCTGTATGCATCCACCGCGACTGCTTCTCATATGCGATGGCATCACGACCACCATTTTGACATGGAGACGATGACACACCCATCTGATTCTCCAGTATGGCGTCATTTTGACGAAACACACCCGTGGTTTGCTGCAGAAATTCGAAATGTCAGGTTAGGACTTTCAACAGATGGATTCCAACCATTTGGCCAAACGGGACAACAATACTCATCCTGGCCCGTCATTTTAACGCCGTAA